From one Paeniglutamicibacter psychrophenolicus genomic stretch:
- a CDS encoding sensor histidine kinase: MPAFFKKKTWRAFAYHWAMLFLAPFGFTYAILTISLGASLLVTVIGLSVAAAMLMGARSWGRLQRALTGSLLDRHVDAPPRLVRRPGFMGFIRSGLGDASGWRALAHMLAGFATTLVASLLSITFLVAGLGCLTYWYWVQWLPLMQAKDGSWHRGTSIGSDIYAEGPTWNLVYAAVGVLFTFLLWPAINNGLASLQGSLASGLLGPTEAQLRVKSLEERRSHTVQDADARLAQIEHDLHDGTQAQLVAIAMKLGDARDRLAGEDIPENIKALLAGAQGTATDALNDLRGLASGIRPAVINDGLDTALESLVAAAPMPVSLTYSLASRPSPAIEAIAYFCAAELLNNAAKHSSGTRVTLKVATAGHGKQLVLSVLDDGVGGVDPAAGSGIEGLRARAANVDGTLEISSPRGGPTEITLRLPLS, from the coding sequence GTGCCCGCATTCTTCAAGAAAAAAACCTGGCGAGCCTTTGCCTACCACTGGGCCATGTTGTTCCTTGCTCCCTTCGGATTCACCTATGCCATCCTGACGATATCGCTGGGTGCATCCCTCCTGGTGACAGTGATCGGGCTCAGCGTTGCCGCGGCCATGCTCATGGGTGCCCGATCCTGGGGCCGGCTGCAGAGGGCCCTCACCGGGTCGCTGCTGGACCGGCACGTCGACGCCCCGCCAAGGTTGGTGAGGCGCCCGGGATTCATGGGCTTCATCCGCTCCGGGTTGGGCGACGCAAGCGGTTGGCGCGCCCTGGCGCACATGCTGGCCGGCTTCGCGACAACACTGGTTGCCTCGCTGCTGAGCATCACCTTTCTTGTTGCGGGCCTGGGCTGCCTGACCTACTGGTACTGGGTGCAGTGGCTTCCCCTGATGCAGGCGAAGGACGGGAGCTGGCACCGGGGAACGAGCATCGGTTCCGACATCTACGCCGAGGGCCCGACCTGGAACCTGGTGTACGCGGCCGTCGGTGTGTTGTTCACTTTCCTGTTGTGGCCCGCGATCAACAACGGCCTGGCGAGCCTGCAGGGCAGTCTGGCCTCCGGGTTGCTGGGTCCCACCGAGGCGCAGTTGCGGGTGAAAAGCCTCGAGGAAAGACGCAGCCATACGGTGCAGGATGCCGACGCCCGGCTGGCGCAGATCGAACACGACCTGCATGACGGAACCCAGGCCCAGCTCGTGGCCATTGCCATGAAATTGGGGGATGCCAGGGACCGTTTGGCCGGTGAAGACATCCCGGAAAACATCAAGGCGTTGCTGGCGGGCGCGCAGGGAACGGCAACCGATGCGTTGAACGACCTGCGCGGCCTGGCCAGCGGCATCCGGCCCGCCGTCATCAACGATGGCCTGGACACGGCGTTGGAATCGCTGGTTGCGGCGGCCCCGATGCCCGTGTCCCTGACCTATTCGCTGGCTTCCCGCCCCAGCCCGGCGATCGAGGCCATCGCGTACTTCTGCGCCGCGGAACTGCTGAACAACGCGGCCAAGCACTCCTCAGGCACGCGCGTCACCCTGAAGGTCGCCACTGCCGGCCACGGGAAGCAGCTGGTGCTCAGCGTGCTTGACGACGGTGTCGGGGGAGTGGACCCGGCAGCCGGAAGCGGCATCGAGGGACTCAGGGCCCGCGCCGCGAACGTTGACGGGACGCTGGAGATTTCCTCGCCCCGGGGAGGGCCCACCGAGATCACTCTCAGGCTGCCGCTTTCTTAA
- a CDS encoding carboxymuconolactone decarboxylase family protein — translation MEPRVNLSKSDPAAYAALLAMNKAASDSANAAGIDPKLRELLKVRASQINGCTYCLRMHTRDALELGESTDRLAVVSAWADSEYFTAVERAALALCESITMVSVDHVPHGVYTMARAVLSDEQISAVAWLSAAINMFNRVAITSRYPVKP, via the coding sequence ATGGAACCCAGGGTGAATCTCAGCAAGTCCGATCCTGCTGCGTATGCGGCGCTGTTGGCCATGAACAAGGCCGCCAGCGATTCTGCCAATGCCGCAGGAATTGATCCCAAGCTTCGCGAACTGCTCAAGGTGCGGGCCTCGCAAATCAATGGCTGCACCTATTGCCTGCGCATGCATACCCGCGACGCCCTCGAGCTCGGGGAAAGCACCGATCGTCTGGCCGTGGTCTCTGCGTGGGCCGACTCCGAGTACTTCACCGCGGTGGAACGTGCGGCCTTGGCCTTGTGCGAATCCATCACCATGGTCTCGGTGGACCACGTCCCGCATGGGGTGTACACCATGGCCCGGGCGGTGCTGTCCGACGAGCAGATCTCGGCCGTCGCCTGGCTGAGCGCGGCGATCAACATGTTCAACCGGGTCGCGATCACCTCCCGTTACCCGGTCAAGCCCTAG
- a CDS encoding response regulator, with translation MRIVIAEDSALFRQGLSNLLEDAGHEVVAAVGNAAAALARTRALEPDVLVCDVRMPPDLTDDGARAAVLLRGEFPRMGIVLLSQHMETTHTARLVPGGYFAYLLKDRVLDVNEFLETLRRVRQGATALDPEMVVELIGAARTNRRVEALTAREREVLALMAEGRTNLGIAQRLWLTERTVETHVGNILAKLELPVAPQDHRRVMAVVTYLQTQGSN, from the coding sequence ATGCGCATCGTGATCGCCGAGGACTCCGCGCTCTTTCGCCAGGGGCTCTCGAACCTTTTGGAGGATGCGGGACACGAGGTGGTTGCCGCGGTCGGGAATGCCGCGGCCGCATTGGCGCGGACTCGGGCCCTGGAACCGGACGTGCTGGTCTGCGACGTGCGCATGCCCCCGGACCTCACCGACGACGGGGCGCGCGCGGCGGTGCTGCTGCGCGGCGAGTTCCCCCGGATGGGCATCGTGCTGTTGTCCCAGCACATGGAAACCACGCACACCGCACGGCTGGTCCCCGGCGGGTACTTCGCCTACCTGCTCAAGGACCGGGTGCTGGATGTGAACGAATTCCTCGAAACCCTGCGCCGGGTGCGCCAGGGTGCCACGGCACTGGACCCGGAAATGGTTGTTGAACTCATCGGAGCCGCACGCACCAACCGCCGCGTCGAGGCACTGACCGCGCGTGAGCGCGAGGTGTTGGCGCTGATGGCCGAGGGGCGCACCAACCTGGGCATTGCCCAGCGGCTCTGGCTGACCGAACGCACCGTGGAGACGCACGTGGGAAACATCCTGGCCAAGCTCGAGCTGCCCGTGGCCCCGCAGGACCACCGCCGGGTCATGGCGGTGGTCACCTACCTGCAGACGCAGGGAAGCAACTAG
- a CDS encoding sensor histidine kinase, with protein MGLARAVSIAVLPLAAMSLATAAWALTAGVDASAAGWLGMCIVMSLPSLILGYLITVRFPKQGVGALLSGAGLVILAVGCGDTYLAAAQETGKLPVNGLWISSTQGGWMLLYLPWALMLLVFPSGRLEDKGARKLAIGLGAVVVCFGVFAALSTEPYGDAFQDMHRGLAPMPGADLAAVGLLPVFLALLALSVAHLAKRFKHADGVGRNQIRWLAVAGASVPSTLLLCWVGYLVNGNESIVMIGLAAMYLFIPAAIAVAILREDLFDAGRVLVSALGLLAVLGAVVLLAVLLALWPGIESRTSIALLVAGAAAGTLALAALRPRIQHLIGRIVYAEHERLIDALKAFENQVFTHAALPADLEKTLRASTSDPALRVGYAVSTGNGFRDAQGRPVRSETGVPVALAGRIAGVVVPGPGRGRVFNTETMKALALMVEMGRQQMELSTALAEVEASRIRILLAAHHERKRLERDLHDGAQQRLVALGMALRRIQRQLPPREQALRGMLDESVAELGTAVAELRQIAHGIRPSALDEGLEAALRQLSGRSPTPVQLRIGDSLGVVPELVGATAYFVAAEAVHNAVKHAGARRITVRLGREGESVRLSVSDDGRGGATRTPGGGLAGLADRVGALGGSINVRSHDGRGTVIEAVLPCAS; from the coding sequence ATGGGATTGGCCCGTGCGGTGTCTATTGCGGTGCTTCCGCTGGCGGCAATGTCGCTGGCGACGGCCGCATGGGCGCTGACGGCGGGCGTGGATGCGTCGGCCGCCGGCTGGCTGGGAATGTGCATCGTCATGTCCCTGCCCTCGCTCATCCTCGGATACCTGATCACCGTGCGGTTCCCGAAACAAGGAGTAGGTGCGCTGTTAAGCGGTGCAGGGCTGGTGATACTTGCCGTGGGATGCGGCGACACCTATCTCGCGGCCGCGCAGGAAACCGGCAAACTCCCGGTCAATGGACTATGGATCTCATCGACACAGGGCGGATGGATGCTCCTCTACCTGCCTTGGGCCCTGATGCTCCTGGTGTTTCCCTCCGGCCGCCTCGAGGACAAAGGTGCCCGGAAGCTGGCGATCGGGCTGGGCGCCGTGGTCGTGTGTTTCGGTGTTTTTGCGGCCTTGAGCACCGAACCCTATGGGGATGCGTTCCAGGACATGCACCGCGGGCTGGCTCCGATGCCCGGTGCCGACCTGGCCGCCGTGGGGCTGCTCCCGGTCTTTCTTGCGTTGTTGGCGCTCAGTGTGGCTCATCTGGCCAAGCGGTTCAAGCACGCCGATGGCGTCGGCCGGAACCAGATCCGTTGGTTGGCGGTGGCAGGTGCCAGCGTGCCCTCGACGCTGCTGCTGTGCTGGGTCGGCTACCTCGTGAACGGCAACGAATCGATTGTGATGATCGGGCTGGCGGCCATGTACCTGTTCATCCCCGCGGCCATTGCCGTGGCAATCCTTCGCGAGGACCTCTTTGATGCCGGTCGCGTGCTCGTCTCGGCACTGGGCCTACTTGCGGTGCTGGGCGCTGTCGTGTTGCTGGCAGTGTTGCTGGCGCTTTGGCCGGGGATCGAATCCAGGACTTCCATTGCACTGCTCGTGGCAGGTGCCGCAGCCGGAACGCTGGCCCTGGCGGCATTGCGGCCACGCATCCAGCACCTGATCGGTCGCATCGTCTACGCCGAACACGAGCGACTCATCGACGCGCTGAAAGCTTTCGAAAACCAGGTCTTCACCCATGCGGCGCTGCCTGCGGACCTCGAAAAAACGTTGCGTGCCTCGACATCCGACCCCGCCTTGCGGGTTGGGTATGCGGTGTCCACGGGGAACGGTTTTCGTGACGCGCAGGGCCGCCCGGTGAGGTCCGAGACCGGGGTCCCCGTTGCCTTGGCCGGCCGGATCGCGGGGGTGGTTGTTCCCGGACCGGGACGTGGGAGGGTGTTCAACACGGAGACCATGAAGGCGCTGGCGTTGATGGTTGAGATGGGCAGGCAACAAATGGAGCTCTCTACGGCGTTGGCCGAGGTGGAAGCCAGCCGCATCCGGATCCTGCTGGCCGCCCACCACGAACGCAAGCGCCTCGAGCGAGACCTGCACGACGGCGCCCAGCAACGGTTGGTGGCCCTGGGCATGGCGCTTCGCCGGATCCAGCGGCAGCTGCCGCCACGGGAGCAGGCCCTGCGCGGGATGCTCGACGAATCGGTGGCCGAGCTCGGCACGGCCGTGGCTGAATTGCGGCAGATCGCCCACGGCATCAGGCCCAGTGCCCTGGACGAAGGCCTAGAAGCTGCGCTGCGGCAACTCAGCGGCCGCTCCCCGACGCCGGTGCAGCTGCGGATCGGGGATTCCCTGGGCGTTGTCCCGGAGCTCGTGGGAGCCACCGCCTACTTCGTGGCCGCCGAGGCGGTGCACAACGCCGTCAAGCATGCCGGGGCCCGGCGCATCACCGTCAGACTTGGACGGGAAGGCGAATCGGTCCGCCTGAGCGTGAGCGACGACGGCCGCGGCGGGGCCACGCGCACCCCGGGCGGGGGACTGGCAGGTCTGGCCGACAGGGTCGGGGCGTTGGGCGGATCAATAAACGTGCGCAGCCACGACGGCCGCGGCACCGTCATCGAGGCGGTGCTGCCATGCGCATCGTGA
- a CDS encoding type II toxin-antitoxin system HipA family toxin — MDSYLAGGKAPVAFSLPLENAAVETPNGALPAFFAGLLPEGHRLTVLKNATKTSFDDELTLLLAVGADVPGDVQVVPAGDVPAEPESLADTSTPEDLDFAVLANSVDLHALPGVQDKASASMLTTALATLGRRYLLKLDPAQDPHLVANESAHLAGARNLNLPVVGNRIIHDKHGLAGLLVERFDRRKGTDGHWHRMALEDGTQVMGLPPAAKYTVAAEDLALALARLCIAPVVARRNLYLQFAFGWLTGNGDLHAKNLSVLGRPDGGFEISPMYDLPCTLLYGDETMALPIAGKLKNLKARHWAQFADSLGLPTRAAASANRLALKAAATIDLAALPFEGSVLRGAQRELRFRWHELQA, encoded by the coding sequence CTGGACAGCTACCTGGCCGGCGGCAAGGCGCCGGTGGCCTTTTCCCTTCCGCTGGAAAACGCCGCGGTCGAGACGCCCAATGGTGCCCTTCCCGCGTTCTTTGCGGGGCTGCTTCCCGAGGGACACCGGCTGACGGTGTTGAAGAATGCGACCAAGACCAGCTTCGACGACGAACTGACCTTGCTGCTCGCCGTGGGTGCCGATGTCCCGGGCGACGTACAGGTGGTTCCCGCGGGGGACGTTCCCGCCGAACCAGAGTCGCTGGCGGACACCTCGACGCCGGAAGACCTGGACTTCGCCGTCCTGGCGAACTCGGTGGACCTGCACGCACTTCCCGGGGTCCAGGACAAGGCGAGCGCCTCGATGCTCACCACGGCGTTGGCGACGCTGGGCCGACGCTATCTGCTCAAGCTCGATCCCGCGCAGGACCCCCATCTGGTGGCCAACGAGTCCGCGCACCTGGCCGGGGCAAGAAACCTGAACCTCCCGGTGGTGGGCAACCGGATCATCCATGACAAGCACGGACTGGCCGGCCTGCTGGTCGAGAGGTTCGACCGCCGTAAGGGAACCGACGGCCACTGGCACCGGATGGCCCTCGAGGACGGAACGCAGGTCATGGGCCTGCCCCCGGCCGCGAAGTACACCGTGGCGGCCGAAGACCTGGCACTGGCCCTGGCCCGCTTGTGTATTGCCCCCGTGGTGGCCCGCCGAAACCTGTACCTGCAATTTGCCTTTGGCTGGCTGACCGGCAACGGTGACCTTCATGCCAAGAATCTCTCCGTGCTGGGAAGGCCGGACGGCGGTTTCGAGATCTCGCCCATGTATGACCTGCCCTGCACACTGCTCTACGGCGATGAAACCATGGCACTTCCGATTGCGGGAAAACTGAAGAACCTCAAGGCCCGGCATTGGGCCCAATTCGCCGACTCCCTCGGATTGCCGACCAGGGCCGCAGCATCGGCAAACCGGCTCGCGCTCAAGGCTGCCGCCACCATCGACCTAGCCGCTCTGCCCTTCGAGGGTTCAGTGTTGCGCGGGGCCCAGCGGGAGCTGCGCTTCCGCTGGCACGAGCTGCAGGCATAG
- a CDS encoding helix-turn-helix transcriptional regulator, whose product MDTVSALALDIRRARKDAGLAQGELADLAEVSERTVRALETATGNPSLRAVASVLNVLGLKIGVGR is encoded by the coding sequence ATGGACACCGTATCGGCACTGGCGCTGGACATCCGCCGGGCCCGCAAGGACGCCGGGCTGGCCCAAGGGGAACTGGCCGACCTGGCCGAGGTCTCCGAACGGACCGTGCGCGCGCTGGAAACCGCCACCGGCAATCCGTCCCTGCGCGCCGTGGCCTCCGTCCTCAACGTGCTGGGGCTCAAGATTGGCGTCGGTCGATGA
- a CDS encoding glyoxalase superfamily protein has protein sequence MDWKLELVFVPVSDVDRAKDFYVNKVGFNADYDERPTESIRFVQLTPPGSACSITIGEGLNDAAPGTAPSLQMVVSDIHKAHDQLKANGVDVSDVDIQPWGHFVYFADPDGNKWAVQYLPQRPNG, from the coding sequence ATGGACTGGAAACTTGAACTTGTGTTTGTCCCCGTGTCCGATGTGGACCGCGCCAAGGATTTTTACGTCAACAAGGTCGGGTTCAACGCCGACTACGACGAGCGGCCCACCGAGTCGATCCGATTCGTCCAGCTGACCCCGCCGGGATCCGCCTGCTCCATCACCATCGGCGAGGGCCTGAACGACGCGGCCCCGGGGACGGCGCCGAGCCTGCAGATGGTGGTCAGCGACATCCACAAGGCCCACGACCAGCTCAAGGCCAACGGCGTGGACGTCAGCGACGTCGACATCCAGCCGTGGGGGCACTTCGTGTACTTCGCCGATCCGGACGGCAACAAGTGGGCGGTGCAATACCTGCCGCAGCGCCCGAACGGATAA